CGGACAAACATATTCCAGACTCAATAATTTTTCTACCTCCTCACCACATGGTACCAATTTGAACATCATTGACCTCACTCACATGACAATCTCCGGCTTCAGAATATTTGACTTGATCTCCTTGTGCGGCAAAACAACACCACCATTGCTGTAAATTTCATCACATACATGGACATCTTCTCCAAGGATGGTCATATTATCCACTCGAGCCCATTGCCCAACAGTTGAATGCCACCCAACAATACTGCTGGATACACAAGCATGCTTCTTAACTCGGACTCCACGCATTATTGTGCAGCTTTTGAGTCTAACACCTTGCTCAATAACGCAGCCAGGACCAATAGCAACATCAGGTCCAATGAGGCATCCCTCGCCAATTTTGGCTGTCTCATCCACAATGACATTCCCTACAATTTGAGAGCCACTGGCCAACTTAGAAGATGACTTCTTCCTCAATGAGTCCAGGTAAAGCCTCAGGCCAGCAATATAATCCCTCGGTTGTCCAATGTCCATCCAAAATCCTGGCAGGACCATTGCATATAGCTTTTTCTCGGAAGCAATCTTTGGAAACACCTCTTTCTCGATAGAAGTGGGCCTCAGTTCAATTCGATCCAAAACAGAGGGGTTCAGCAGGTAAATTCCAGCATTGATTTTGTTACCAACAAACAATTTcggtttttcaacaaatttatcaacCTGCCCTGTGCTCTCTTCCATCACAACCACGCCGTACTTTGATGGCTCGTCAACCTACACAAGTAGATGAAAAATGATATTGGATTCTCCAACTTGTATGCATAGTCTTAAATGTCAGCAATGGGATTTTATGTTTCTGTCAAATCGATTACCTTGGTTACCATTATGGAAGCCTCTCCTCCATGGTTTTTATGGAATTCAATCATTTCTTTGAGTGGATACTCACTGATAACATCACTGTTGAGAACAAAAAAGGGTTCTCCAGAGTCATCTATCAGCTTATCCCTGGCAAGAGCCAGAGGACCTGCTGTTCCCAATGGTTCAGTTTCCTGAGAACATGTGATCTTGATGCCGAGCTTTGTTTCAAAATCCTTCAAGAAATTCAACATAACCTGCAGTATGGAAGTATTacaccaaattaaaaataaataaactttagccatataaatatttttaagcatTGACTAAAACAATGTTGCAAGGAGAGACATCTTTACCTCTGGTTGGTAGTTGATGGCTAGCACCACCTCAGTAACTCCAATGGCCTTAAGGGCCTCTATCTGAAAAACAAGccaaattaaaaggtaaatcAGTAGGCTACacaattatgtaaaattaaggAAATAGAAATAAAGGATACATACTCATGCTATATGCACACACAatgtcttttttcattttttatcagaTATCTAGAATATAtaaatcagattttttttccctaaaaaaattgatagatCTCTGTTAAATAGAAGGGAGGGCATCAAATGCTGCATGGAAAAGGGAttctacaagaaaaaaaatccttaactCATTTCTATAAATAACAGATGTAAACcttccacaaaaaagaaaagacttAAAATAGCTTTTTACCTGATGCAGAATCATAGGTTTGTTAGCAAAATCAACAAGAGGCTTAGGAAAACTGAGTGTCAGTGGCCTCAGCCTTGTTCCAAACCCCCCAACCAGAATCAATGCCTTCATTGTGATGTGCCCTTAGCTTTTCctgtaaatttatatattagaaGTAGATCAAGATACGTAAACAGAGAATACAATCTGGAATATGAGCACATAGTTACCAATTTGTCCTATAAATATCAATACccggaaagaaagaaaaacttgcGCATAACACCTAAATGAACAACTGGCAAGTAAGTTGAACCTGAGCTAGCAAGTAATCTTCTGAGTCTGACACAGATCCATTTACGTGTCACTATGTGAAAAATAAGCTAGAGCTTGAACGTAAAAACACACGGAAGTTTTGACCATATATGAAAAACAACGACACAATCCACCGATACACAGCTAAAGTTTTTAATGAGAATGACAAAGTGGCTGAAGTCTGATGCAAGCTGCTCCATAAATGGCGCCAAATATACGCTCGAATCAAGGTGCATGGTAAAATATTTGGTATTATATGGCAGTTAAAGTATGCGGCCATTTCCTTCTTTCAATGGGAGAAATTTTCACAtatagattttcattaaaagaaaatatccaCTTGAGAATCTTTTGAAGTGAAACCATTGCATTAATTCAGTATGAGAACCAAATACACACTTCAAATGGGAGCATTTGGCTACTCTGTCAACAACATTTGAAgccaaaaataaatgaaacaaaagagttaaaagtaaaattcgtgacataaatgaaaaaaaggatTGCAATAAGATCACATGAATTGGTTTGAACAAGCATTATTGCATGACATATATTTGCAACTGAATAGTTTATCCAACGTTTTTGCAAATGAAAAACCCTTACTCCACCacattactctattttttttatgacataTAATTCAAATCCTCTGTATCAGGTTCAATAAGAAATTTCACAAATCCATgaaaattttagtgaaattgCTGAACAGAGAAATCAATTGAACACAAAACGAAAGGaaaaagaacaacaacaacagagagagaaagggagTTACGTTCCACACAGCACCAGATCTGAGTAACACACTGTAATATCTATCATCAGAAATCAAAATCAGAGCGAAAAttccaaaccaaaaaaaaaataaaaatcaggaGCACGAACGTTGCTATTAAATAATCAGAATTCAGAAAGAACGTGCATGCATTGATTGATTAGAATTTAGAACAGAGCAAAAGCGAAACGGCAATAGCATTGTTAGAATGAGAATTACCTATAGATTAGATTCGCGAGAGAATGAAAAACCGAACTGAGTCGACCCCAACCCGGACCGAGTCAATGCGGCGAGTCGGAATCCAGAACTAGAATGAATTGAAGAAGAGAAGTGAAGAACCCCCACGTCCACTTGCGTCTCGCTGACTTCCTCTATATATAACAACACGCACGCGCCAACGATAATTCTAACTACTCTTTTCTCATTTatcttttatcatttatcatttatttatttatctctttctAATTTACTCTCTtcgactaaaattaaaaagaactcTTTCAAATTTACTAATATcatcatttaattgattaattaataattatgtattGTTGTTTTCAGTTTTGATTTGACCACAGTTCAATCAATACTGTTTCATTTAACATTATTCATTTTGCTTcttcatgaattttatttaattaataactctatatttaaatatattttttatgctcaACGCACCAATGATTGCtagaataatgataaaaaaagaattgcTAGAATAATTGCAACAAATATATCTTACTGTCAATTTATGATTggataaatgatatattttctttGCGTTAATAtctattctttatattttagcTATCACTATGAGCTTGCTTTAAAATAAGAGGAATGgtaatagtatatttttttaataattttattattgatttaaatttattaaaaacataaagtcAAGATGAGAAcccattaaataaaaagttaaatctataaaaaaaaattgcaactaCAATAAATatcattcaataattaaaaaacgtGGTTCAAAAAGTGTTTACTgatgataatattttaaaaaaataattatccaaTGGGCGTGCGCGTAGTTTCCCTTATTTGGGTGTCGGTGACTTCCTCCGTAGTTTCGGATTTTGGCCAGTTGCTCTGTTTGTGTTAATTTCAATCTTCTTTTGTTTTCGTAAATCGTAATTATAACCTCTTACttgcttattattattatatttgtacttTATAAGCTACCAAAATTTGTGCCTTCTTCACCCTTTCTGTTCTCTATATGATTGTGATTGTACCATGTGATCGAAATTTCCTTTCCTGttcaattcttctttttccttctttttttatttaatctggatgtaaattaaatgtatagtatttatttaaaattttatcttattcttatcacaaatactaataaaataattcgGTGATAGTTTCAtcacaattttaaataatactaaTGTGAAAAAGCTTTCTGTTACTATCTATTTAAGATAGATTAGACATGCAAGTTAAATTCAAACTTCTGATATTTATActacttttcatttttgtttttaaataccctcctttaaatataattcaacAGATCTTTTAACAATAATTCGAATATTATTAATTCACTATGTTATGACGGTTGGTTTagtttaactatttaaataaattcacaATTGACATTTCCCAATCGTGGCGGTAATTGTGGCCAAAATGGCATATTCCTGTGTTAGATactctacattttttttctccctcttaAATAATTATTCTCATGCTTTGATTTGATAGTCAAAAACAGTTTTGTTCTTTCTAAAATATCTGaacataaagataaaaataataaattagaatagATAAGTAGTTAAGAttataagataaagataaaatgagAATGGTTTGagatgattgaatttttttgtttaatttttttaaaggatttttgggttaatttttaaattaaattaaatttgaaattacaaTTAAGAAgtatactttaaaataaatcatttgagTCGATTAGAGTGAGAATAAATTCTAAAACtctcttatttaataataactcttaaaaatattattcttttcaaGAATAACTCCTACaaatattcttatttcttaaaatttataatatggggttttttttattattaattttccttAAACTTGGTCACCCTAACATCAGTGACATGGTATTTCTTGTGGTCTGGTTCActcacaatatatttttaaaattaaaaggttATGGCTTTCTTATGTTCATTTATGTTGTTtcctatatttttctattaaataagtgaataaaataaaaattctataaaatttaaattttactataaaaacCTGACTTTTTTGTTTGTATATTTTCGTGGGCAATAAAATTCCTCACCAAAGTAGTAGAAATTAACGACAGATTTTGCTTGAATCAGAACAAGGGGTGGCATagtcaacatcaatttttttaaaaagttttacttaaattgttatataaaattatttttgctacTCCTCTCCtatctcaaaaaatataaaaaaaattgttttattaat
The genomic region above belongs to Glycine max cultivar Williams 82 chromosome 14, Glycine_max_v4.0, whole genome shotgun sequence and contains:
- the GMP1 gene encoding mannose-1-phosphate guanylyltransferase 1-like, whose product is MKALILVGGFGTRLRPLTLSFPKPLVDFANKPMILHQIEALKAIGVTEVVLAINYQPEVMLNFLKDFETKLGIKITCSQETEPLGTAGPLALARDKLIDDSGEPFFVLNSDVISEYPLKEMIEFHKNHGGEASIMVTKVDEPSKYGVVVMEESTGQVDKFVEKPKLFVGNKINAGIYLLNPSVLDRIELRPTSIEKEVFPKIASEKKLYAMVLPGFWMDIGQPRDYIAGLRLYLDSLRKKSSSKLASGSQIVGNVIVDETAKIGEGCLIGPDVAIGPGCVIEQGVRLKSCTIMRGVRVKKHACVSSSIVGWHSTVGQWARVDNMTILGEDVHVCDEIYSNGGVVLPHKEIKSNILKPEIVM